Sequence from the Ereboglobus luteus genome:
TGCGGGTCGGGCTGGTAGCGGTGCCAGACGCCGGGCAGCAGGGCGAACGCCGCGCCCGGACCGACTTCGACCAGCCCCGTCTGGCGGGTTTCAAACCGTCCGCGCCCCTCCTCAATGAGGACGATTTGAAGCGCGTCAAGGACGCGACCGCGCGTCCAGTTCAGCGCGTGGTCGTCGGGATGCGCGGACATGGGATAACGGGCGCCGGGCGGAATGCGGGTGAACCCCGACGCGGTCACCGCCAGCCCCCATATGTTCATTTCGGGCGGCGTTGCGAAGTAGCGAAAATAATCACGGGCGGTTTTGTCAGGGGTGGACATTTTTTATATGAAAAAAAGCAATAAGACAATTCACAACGCTGTGTCCACACGCTAAGCTTCGCAACCATGAATCCACCGAATGCTCCCCAAAATGCGTCCACGCTTCGAATCGGTTTGTTTGGCATTGGTCTGGACGCCTACTGGCCCCAGTTTTCCGGACTGAAGGAACGGCTTGAGGGTTATTTGGCGCGGGTCGCGCAAAAACTGGCGCGTCCAAATGTCGAGGTGGTGAATGTCGGCCTCGTTGACAATGCCGACCGGGCGCGCGAGGCGGGCGGCGAGTTGCGGCGCGCGGATGTGGACTTGATCTTTTTGCATGTCACCACGTATGCGCTGTCCTCGACGGTGCTGCCGGTCGTGCAGCGTGCGCGGGTGCCCGTGATCGTGCTCAATCTCGCGCCCGAGCCGGCGATCGACTACAAAACTTTCAACAACATGGGCGATCGCACGCGGATGACGGGCGAGTGGCTCGCGCATTGCGCGGCGTGCCCGGTGCCGGAAATCGCCAATGTTTTCAAGCGCGCGGGCGTGCGGTTCCACCAAGTCACGGGCGTGCTTGAGAACGACCCCGTGTGCTGGTCGGAGGTCGACGCGTGGGTGGAGGCCGCGCGCGTGGCCGCCGGCATGGCCGGGAACCGGCTCGGATTGATGGGGCACTATTACGGCGGCATGCTGGACATTTATTCGGACGTCACGCTGCAATGCGCGACGTTTGGCACGCATGTCGAAATGCTCGAAGTCGAGGAGCTGGTTGCGCGCCGGCGCGAGGTCGCCGCGGATAAAATCGCCGCGCGCGTGGCGGAGTTTCGCGAGATATTTGACGTGCAGCCCGACTGCGGCGACGACGCGCTCGCGGAAGCCGCGCGCACATCCGTCGCGCTCGACAAGCTGGTCGCGGATTATCGCCTGGGCTCGATGGCGTATTTCCACAAGGGCTCCGGCGTGAAGGAATGCGAGGACGCGATCAGCTCAATCATACTCGGCACGTCGATGCTGACCGGTCGCGGCGTTCCCGTCGCGGGCGAGTATGAGGTGAAGAACGCGCAAGCGATGAAGATCATGGATTTGTTTGGCGCGGGCGGCTCGTTCACGGAATACTACGCGATGGATTTCGCGGACGATGTCGTGCTCATGGGACACGACGGCCCGGGGCACATAAAAATCGCCGAGGGCAAAACCAAGGTGCGCCCGCTCACGGTTTACCACGGCAAGGTCGGCAGCGGCATTTCGGTCGAGATGGCCGTGCGTCACGGGCCGGTGACAATGCTCGCGGTGGTCGAGACGGGCGACGGCAAAATCGGCCTGCTCTGCGCGGAAGCGGAGTCGGTGCCGGGACCGATTCTCGCCATCGGCAACACAAACAGCCGCTATCGCTTCAAGTGCGGTGCGCGCGAGTTTGTGAATCGCTGGAACAGCCACGGCCCCGCGCATCACTGCGCGGTTGGCGTCGGTCACATCGCGCAAAAGATCGAAAAACTCGGCCAGTTGTTGCAGATGCCCGTGGTGCGGGTCTGCTAAGGGCAGTCCGCGTCACGCCGCCGCCTTCGCGTATTTTGCGATGATGCCGTCGAAGCTGCCGTTGCTGAAAAAGATCACGGCACGCGGATTCGAGGGATCTGCCGGAAGCGTGGCGGCGGTGAGTTTTTCGAGAAGCGCGATGTTGCTCGAAAACGCCCCGGCGCGGATGTCGCGCGCGGCGAGTTGTTGAATCACAGCGGCGGTGTCGAAGCGCTCGTCAGCTGAAAGTTTTTCGGCGCGGTTAACCGGGCCGAGATAAACTTCGTCGGCAAAAACAAGTGTGGCGGCAAAATCGTCTTGCAGTGCGCGCGTGCGCGCGGTGTTGCTGCGCGGTTCAAAAACCGCCGTGAGCGTTGCGCCGGGAAAACGGTTGCGAAATGATTTTAGTGTTTCGGCAATCGCGGTCGGATGATGCCCAAAATCCTCAACCACGGTGAGCGCGGGAGTGGCGACAAGTGTTTCCTGACGGCGTTTCACTCCGCGAAAGCGGGCGAATGGCCCGGCGATGTGAAGACTCTCTTTGGGTGGGGCGAAGCCTCCGGTTAAGCCGAAATTGTTAGGAAAAACTAACGCTTGCGACTCAGCCGGAGGCTTTGCCCCGCCAAGGCTTAGCGCCGTCGCCACGGCCGCCATCGCGGCATTGCGGGCATTGTAAAGGCCGGGCGTGGCCATGCGGATTTTTGTCCACTCGGCACCGTTCCAGAGAAGCGTGAAGGATATGCCGTCCGCGTCCTCCGAAAAGTCGGCGATGCGCACAAAATTATTCTCGCCCGTGCCAACACCGAGGATTTTGCACCAGGTCACTTTTTCGACGACTTCGCAAAGGTTGGCATCGTCTCCATTAAAAACGATGGCGCCATTGCCCGGCACGAGGCGGGTGAGGTGCGTGAACGTGCGTTTCACGTCGGCGAGATCGCGAAAGATGTCGGCGTGGTCGAACTCGAGGTTGTTGAGGATGGCGACGCGCGGCGCGTAATGGATGAACTTGCTGCGCTTGTCGAAGAACGCGCTGTCGTATTCGTCGCCCTCGATCACAAAAGGATCGGCGGGCGCACCGAGGTGGTTGCCGACGGGCGGATCCTGCGGAACGCCGCCGATGAGAAAGCCGGGATCGCATCCGTTTTCCCGAAGGAGAAACGCCGTCATCGCGGTGGTGGTGGTTTTGCCGTGCGTGCCGCAGACGACGATGTTGTCGCGCCGGGCGAGGATGTGATCGTGCAGCAACGCGGGGAGCGACGTGAAGGGAATAGCGCGCCCGGCGAGAAGCCATTCGACCTCGGGATTGCCGCGCGACATCGCGTTGCCGATCACGACGAGATCGGGCGCGAGTTTTTCGAGGCGCGCGGGATCGTAGCCCTCGTGGAGCGAAATGCCCGCCGCCGCGAGCACGGTGCTCATGGGCGGATACACGCCGGAGTCGGCTCCGAGCACCTCGTGCCCGGCGGCGCGCACAAGCAGCGCCGCGTTGCCCATCGCCGTGCCGCAAATGCCCATGAAGTAAATTCGCATGATGCCATGTATGCGCATGGATTTTTCGGGATGTGTCAAAGTGGAAGCGGTGTCCCGTCGCTTGTTTTTATAAAACGGCGGGGGAACGCGCCCGCCTCCACTTTGGTTTGCCCTTGGCGCGCGTTTTGTGATGATTCGCGGCATGATTGAATTGGCTGAGAAATTTCTTAAGGCATTCATTCCGCTTTTTGTCGCGATGGACCCGATCGGGCTTGCGGCGCTGTATCTCGGTTTCACCCCGCTCATCCCCATGGAAAAGCGCAAGCGCATCACGCGCCAGGCCATCCTCACGGGCGCGGGCGTGGCGTTGTTATTTTTGTTTCTCGGACAGGCGATTTTTCGCGCGCTGTATATCACGCCGGGCGATTTTCAAATCGCCGGCGGGCTTATCCTGTTGATCCTGGCCGCCCGCGATCTGCTCACATCGAGCGAGTCGGCGCCGCAAACGCTTTCGGAGGATTTTGGCGTGGTGCCGCTGGGCATGCCGCTCATCGCGGGGCCGGCGGTGATCGCGACTTTGTTCATCTGCGTCGACATGGTCGGTTTTGTGATGACGCTTGCCGCGCTCGCGGCGAATCTCGCGCTCGTCGTGCTCGCGCTGGCGTGGAGTGACAAACTCGGAAAACTGATCGGCATCACGGGCATGAAGGCGATTTCGAAAATCATCTCCATGCTCCTCGCCGCAATCGCCATCTCAATGATTCGCCAAGGGCTCAACTCATGAGCATGCGCACCACGCAATGCGCGCTTCCGGGAAGTGTCATTGGGGCCGTGTGTTTTCAGTAAAACAGCAACCTTCGAATCGGTAAAAAAAGTTGGCCGGTCGCCTACCCCTAAGCGACCGGCCATTTGCTTTCTTAGTTACCCCAAAACTCCCGCTATGCGGGAGAAGTGAAATTGATAAGCAAAGAAGATTAAATTCAGGTGTCTTCGTCAACAAGAAATTGAAATGTTTTTTCAATTAAAAGTTAATTCATTCATTACCAATGAATTAAAGTGTAATTATTTTTGACCCATTTCATGATACTCATGCTGATACAGTCATTTTGGAGGTGCAACGGGCTTCTAATCCAACCTTTTTTCTTATCAGTTACCCGATGATGTCTGCAGAAGTTGGGGTGCCATCTTCGACTGAGACTTCGATACTATGGCCGGCGAATAATCCTGCATCGTCGAAATATACCACGGAGGCCCCGACTTCGTCGAACAGGTGAATGCTTGGGTTGGTCAACATGTGGGCAAATCGCTTCTCATCCACGGTCCCAATGCTCTCATCAAGCCAAGTGTCATTGTAGAGAGAGCACAATTCTTTGGCGGCAAATGCGCGAAGCTCCGGCAATCGTTTGACCAAGCTTTTGTAGTGTTTGACCGCCGTGACTGAAGGTTTTCCGTCTTTCAGATATGGCCCATCCATTATGCGCACGGGAACGTTATCAAAAGTTAACTCGATATTAGGCATCGTATTTTTCTTCTGGTTAGCAGTGACATTAGGCCAAGGCGGTCGAGGGGAAAAGGAGTGGGTTTATGGACGACAACGTTTTTGTTGTCGCTGCGAACGTCAACGGTCGAATTGCATCCGAACACCGGGCGCGACGAAGTCGTCGCCTTGTCCAAGAGACGAAAACTCAAGGACTGCGAGGCTTCGCCTCGTCCGCCGGCAGGAAAGCCGCCACTCCGTTATGCTTACGCGGTCTCCAGCAGCTTGTAGATTCGCGCGACCATTTTGCTGGCGTCGTCGAGGAGGCCAGCGCTGATGAGGGCGTTGTCCAGGATTTGCTCGGCAATCAACGCGGCTTTTTCGGGCGCGGTTTTTTGCGCGTCGGCAAGGCGCTTGATCACGGCGCTGCGCGGGTTGACTTCGAGATTCACCTTGAGCGGGGGCTCGGCGGGGATTTCGCCTTCCTTGCCGTCGGTTCCCGCGGCGGCTTGCTGCTGGCGCATGGCGCGCATCATGCGGCGCATGTGCGCGGGCATGGGGTCGGCGTTGAGCGCGAGCGCGGGCGAATCGGTGAGGCGGTCGCTCGACTTCACCTCGGCGACGCCGCGCGCGGCGAGCGTCGTCTTGAGCCATTCGACGAGGGCGGCGGTGTCGGTTTCGGAGAGCGCGTTTTCATCGGCGGGCGGCTTGGGCGCGTCGGGAAGTTTCAGGTCGGCGCTGTCGGCGGAGACGAGTTTTTTGCCGTCAAATTCGCGGACGTTGCTCATCACGTAATCGTCAACGGCCTCGTAGCAGTAGAGGACTTCGAGGTTGCGCGATTTGAAGCCCTCGATGTAGGGGCCGCTTTCGATCGATTCGCGGGTGGCGCCGATGAGGTAGTAGATCTCGGTTTGGCCTTCCTTCATGCGCGAAACGTAGTCGGCGAGCGAGGTGGTCTTGCCTTTTTCGGTGAGCGAGGATTCGTAGCGGAGGAGCTTGGTGAGTTGCTCCTTGTGCGTGAAGTCGAGCGCGGCGCCCTCCTTGAGGAAGATGCCGAACTGGGCGTAGAGGTCGGCGTAGGCGTCGGCGTTGTTTTGCGCGAGTTCGTCGAGGTGCTTGAGGAAGCGCTTGGTGATGACCTTGCCGAGTTTGTCGATCAGCGCCTTGTCCTGCATGGTTTCGCGCGAGATGTTGAGCGGAAGATCCTCGCAATCGACGACGCCCTTGAGGAAGCGGAGCCATTCGGGGAGGAGGTCTTTCGGGCGCGAGTCGATGAGGACTTTGCGGCAGTAGAGCGCGACGGAGGGCTCGAGGCGCGTCATGCCGAAACGCTCGGGGTTTTCGTTGGGCACGAAGAGGAGGGCGTTGATGGCGAGCGGGGCGTCGGCGGAAAAGTGGAGGTGCGTGCGCGGCTCGTCCCAGGCGTGGGCTTGGAACTTGTAGAACTCGGTGTATTCCTCGGGCTTGATTTCGTTTTTGTTGCGCAGCCAGAGCGCCTGGACGGTGTTGATGCGCTTAGTGTTGAGGTTGACCGGGAAGGAGACGAAGGCGGAGTAGTGCTCGAGGATTTGCTTGATGCGCGACTCGCCGGCGAAGTCGGCGCAATCGTCCTTGAGCGTGATGGCGATGGAGGTGCCGCGCGGGGTGTCGGCGGGCGCGGTTTCGATGGTGTAGGAGCCGGAGCCGTCGCTCGACCAGGTGTGCGCGGGCTCGTCGGCGCGCCATGAGCGCGAGGTGACGCGCACATGCTTGGCGACCATGAACGCGGAATAGAAACCGACGCCGAACTGGCCGATGAGGTTGGCGTTTTTCTGGCCGTTTTCACCGAGCGCCTTGAGGAAGGCCTTGGAGCCGGAATGCGCGATGGTGCCGAGGTTTTCAACAAGCTCGGCGCTGGTCATGCCGAGGCCGTCGTCGGCGATGGTGATGGTTTTTTCGTCAGCCTTGTCGTCGGTGGTGATGTTGACCTCGAGGGGGCGCTGGTCGTCGGGGAGATTTTTTTCGGTGAGCTGGAGGTGGCGGAATTTTTCGAGCGCGTCGGAGGCGTTCGAGACGAGCTCGCGCACGAAGATTTCCTTCTCGGTGTAGAGCGAGTGGATGACGATATCGAGGAGCTGCTTGATCTCGGCCTGGAACTCGAATTTTTGCGGTGCGGTTTGTGCGTCGGTTTTTTTGTCGGACATGATGCGAATAATGCGTGTTGAGTTGTTGTGTGTTTGGTTTGTGAAAGTGTCGAAAGAGAAAAAGGATTTTAGCCGCGCACGGAAAAAATCAAGAGCGGGGTTTGCTGAGAGCACCGGCGCAAAAACGGGAAGGAGGGTGCGCGCATCCGTGAACACACGCGAGCGCGCGCACGGCGTGCTCCCCCTATCGCGTCAGTTTGCGGTATTTAATGCGGTGCGGCTGGTCGGCGTCCTTGCCTTTGCGGCGGCGGTAATCCTCGAGGTAACTCGTGTAATTGCCCGACCACCACGCGACGGCGCTGTCGCCCTCGAAGGCGAGGATGTGAGTCGCCACGCGGTCGAGGAACCAGCGGTCGTGCGAAACAACCACGGCGCATCCGGCGAAATTTTCCAGGCCTTCCTCAAGCGCGCGGATCGAGTTCACGTCGAGGTCGTTGGTCGGCTCGTCGAGCAGGATCAGGTTTGCGCCGCTCTTGAGGAGGCGCGCGAGGTGCACCCGGTTGCGCTCGCCGCCGGAGAGGATGCCAACTTTTTTCTGCTGGTCGGCGCCGGTGAATCCGAATTGCGCGCAGTAGGCGCGGGCGTTCACTTCGCGCCCTCCCGCCCCGCCGAGTTTCAGGATTTCCTGCCCGTCGCTGATGGCTTCGTAAATCGTGGATTCGTCTGGAAGCGAGTCGCGCGATTGATCGACGTGCGCGATCTGCACCGTGTCGCCGATGCGCAGCGCGCCCGAGTCGGGTTTCTCCGCGCCGGTGATGAGGCGGAAGAGCGTCGTCTTGCCCGCGCCGTTGGGCCCGATCACGCCGACGATGCCGCCGGGCGGAAGCGAGAAGGTGAGGTTTTCGAAGAGGAGTTTTTCGCCGTAGCTTTTCGCGAGTTTGTCAGCCTCGACGACAAGTGTGCCGAGGCGCGGGCCGGCGGGAATGAGGACTTCGAATTCGCGCTCCTTTTCGGCCACGTTTTCCTTGAGCATCGACTCGTAGGCGCTGATGCGCGCCTGCGATTTGGCGACGCGCGCCTTCGCTGATTTGCGAATCCATTCGAGCTCGCGCGCCATGGCCTTCTGGCGGCGATCCTCGGTGCGCTGCTCGATGGCGAGGCGGCGCTGTTTTTGCTCGAGCCACGAGGAATAATTTCCCTGCCACGGAATGCCGTGACCGCGGTCGAGTTCGAGAATCCAGCCGGCGACATTGTCGAGAAAGTAGCGGTCGTGCGTGACGGCGATCACGGTGCCCTCGTAACGCGAGAGGTGCTGCTCGAGCCAGTGCACGCTCTCGGCGTCGAGATGGTTGGTCGGTTCGTCGAGCAGGAGGATGTCGGGTTTTTGGAGGAGCAGGCGCGCGAGCGCGACGCGGCGGCGCTCGCCGCCGGAGAGCGTGTCCACGATTGTTTCGGGCGGCGGGCAACGGAGCGCGTCCATGGCCATGTCAACTTGCGAGGCGACATCCCATGCGTTGAGCGCGTCGATTTTTTCCTGAAGCTCGCCCTGTTTTTCGGAGATGGCGTCGCGCGCGGCATCGTCGGCGGCGGAGTCGATTTCGTCCCACGTGGCGTTGTAGGCCTCGACGAGGTCGGCGAGGTGCTTCACTCCCTCCTCGACGCAGGCGCGCACGGTTTTGCCGGCGGCGAGCTGCGGCTCCTGCTCGAGCAGGCCGACGCTGTATCCGGGCTTGAACACGACCTGGCCGTCGAACTCCGTGTCGCGCCCGGCGAGGATGCGCATGAGCGAGGATTTGCCGGAGCCGTTGAAGCCGAGCACGCCGATTTTCGCCCCGTAGAAAAACGAGAGCGAGACGTCGCGGAGGATTTCCTTGCGCTCGATTTTTTTCGAGACGCGCATCATGGAAAAAATGATTTTGGGTTGTTCGTCGGTGGCCATGGCAATTGTCAGAAAACTAATAACCTCAAAGAGGCGCTAGAGTCACAGGAAAAACTACGCCGTCGCGGTGTCTTTCGCGTCTCTTCGCGCTTGTTCTTGTGCTCAGATAATTTCCTCCGTCTCGACGCTCAGCGGTTTCGCCGGGTCGCAATCAACGCGCAGCGTCACGAAGCGGTCGCGGTGGTTGTCGAAGATCGGCCAGAGTGCGGCGCGGTCGGTTTCGGGGATGTAAATGTCGTCCATCGCGGCGCGTGTGAAAAAACCGAACTTGCCCTCGTCGATGTCGGGCGGAAGCGCGGGAATGGGTTTCTTGCAGCGGAAGAGAAACATGAGCCAGTGACCGCTGCCCTCGTAGGATTTTTCCGCGATCATGCAGAACAGGTGCAGGTCGGCGGTTGTGATTTCAAAGCCGGTTTCCTCGCGCGTCTCGCGGATGGCGCACTCGTAGGGTGACTCGCCGGAGGCGGTTTCGAGCTTGCCGCCGACAGGGCTCCACGCGCCGAGGTTCGGAGCTTTTGCGCGGCGGATGAGGAGTTGTTCGCCCCGCGCGTTTTCGATGAAAACAAGAACGGCGAGTTTGTAGGGGATGCTCATTTGAAAGCCGATTTTCTAAGCACGGATTGCGGGGATTTACACGGACAAAAACAAAGCGCCGGCATGCGCAAGCCGCGCGCGACCCAAATGCCCGCGCGCGTGTTTTGCGAAGCGTGTTCAATTTTTTCGGAAATTTTCTGATTGGTTTCTGGCGCGCGATTCATAGCCATTGCGGGCTTCACCATTCACCAATAACAAAAATATGTCACTCGCACTTCTCTTCGCCGGTCAAGGCGCACAAAAAGTCGGCATGGGCAAATCGCTCTACGAAAACTCCGCCGCCGCGCGCGCGCTTTATGACGAGGCAAACAGTGTTCTCGGCTGGGATTTGAAAAAAATCTCGTTCGAGGGCCCCGATGCCGAGCTCACGCAAACGAAGGTCTGCCAGCCCGCGCTGTTCGTGCACGGGCTCGCGCTCCTCGCCGCGCTCAAGGAAAAGGGCGACGCCGGAATCGCGGACGCAAAATACGCGCTCGGCCTCAGCCTCGGCGAAATCACCGCGCTGACCGCCGCGGGCGTGTTCGATTTTGCGACCGGCCTGCGCGTCGTCGCCGAACGCGGACGCCTCATGCAGATGGCGTGCGAGGCGACCCACGGCAGCATGGCGGCGATCATCGGCGAATCGCGCGAAACCGTCGCGGCGCTTTGCGCGAAGTTCGACCTTGAGGCGGCCAACTTCAACTGCCCCGGCCAGATCATCATTTCCGGCGAAAAACAAAAAATCGTCGATGCCGTCGCCGACGCCAAGGCAAACGGCATCCGAAAGGCCATGGAGCTCAATGTGGCCGGTGCCTATCACAGCCGCCTGATGGTTCCGGCGCGCGACGCGTTTGAAAAATTCCTCGAAACCATTCCCTTCGCCGCGCCGCAAATGACCGTGTTCACCAACACCACCGGCAAGGCCGTCAGCGCGCCCGCCGACATCCGCGCCGCGCTCGTGAAGCAGGTCGTCTCGTCCGTGCTCTGGGAGGACTGCCTCGTCAGCGCGCAAGCGGCGGGCGCGACGGCGTTTCTCGAACTCGGGCCCGGCGGCGTGCTCGCCGGCCACGTTAAGCGCACGAACAAGGAGTGGCCCGTCACCAGCAAGTCGGAATACGCCGATTTGTAAGCGACCCGCCCCGCGCTTCCTTTTTGACACGACGTCAGGCAATCCATTGCCTGACGTTTTTCATTTCACATCTCGAATCCCGCACTCCGCATTTTCACCATGTCCAACATCCGCGTCCGTTTCGCACCAAGCCCCACGGGCTTTTTCCACATCGGCAGCGCACGCACCGCGCTCTTCAACTGGCTCTACGCGCGCCACACCGGCGGCACGTTCGTGCTGCGCATCGAGGACACCGACAAGGAGCGCAACAGCGAGGATTT
This genomic interval carries:
- the htpG gene encoding molecular chaperone HtpG — its product is MSDKKTDAQTAPQKFEFQAEIKQLLDIVIHSLYTEKEIFVRELVSNASDALEKFRHLQLTEKNLPDDQRPLEVNITTDDKADEKTITIADDGLGMTSAELVENLGTIAHSGSKAFLKALGENGQKNANLIGQFGVGFYSAFMVAKHVRVTSRSWRADEPAHTWSSDGSGSYTIETAPADTPRGTSIAITLKDDCADFAGESRIKQILEHYSAFVSFPVNLNTKRINTVQALWLRNKNEIKPEEYTEFYKFQAHAWDEPRTHLHFSADAPLAINALLFVPNENPERFGMTRLEPSVALYCRKVLIDSRPKDLLPEWLRFLKGVVDCEDLPLNISRETMQDKALIDKLGKVITKRFLKHLDELAQNNADAYADLYAQFGIFLKEGAALDFTHKEQLTKLLRYESSLTEKGKTTSLADYVSRMKEGQTEIYYLIGATRESIESGPYIEGFKSRNLEVLYCYEAVDDYVMSNVREFDGKKLVSADSADLKLPDAPKPPADENALSETDTAALVEWLKTTLAARGVAEVKSSDRLTDSPALALNADPMPAHMRRMMRAMRQQQAAAGTDGKEGEIPAEPPLKVNLEVNPRSAVIKRLADAQKTAPEKAALIAEQILDNALISAGLLDDASKMVARIYKLLETA
- the fabD gene encoding ACP S-malonyltransferase codes for the protein MSLALLFAGQGAQKVGMGKSLYENSAAARALYDEANSVLGWDLKKISFEGPDAELTQTKVCQPALFVHGLALLAALKEKGDAGIADAKYALGLSLGEITALTAAGVFDFATGLRVVAERGRLMQMACEATHGSMAAIIGESRETVAALCAKFDLEAANFNCPGQIIISGEKQKIVDAVADAKANGIRKAMELNVAGAYHSRLMVPARDAFEKFLETIPFAAPQMTVFTNTTGKAVSAPADIRAALVKQVVSSVLWEDCLVSAQAAGATAFLELGPGGVLAGHVKRTNKEWPVTSKSEYADL
- a CDS encoding arabinose isomerase — its product is MNPPNAPQNASTLRIGLFGIGLDAYWPQFSGLKERLEGYLARVAQKLARPNVEVVNVGLVDNADRAREAGGELRRADVDLIFLHVTTYALSSTVLPVVQRARVPVIVLNLAPEPAIDYKTFNNMGDRTRMTGEWLAHCAACPVPEIANVFKRAGVRFHQVTGVLENDPVCWSEVDAWVEAARVAAGMAGNRLGLMGHYYGGMLDIYSDVTLQCATFGTHVEMLEVEELVARRREVAADKIAARVAEFREIFDVQPDCGDDALAEAARTSVALDKLVADYRLGSMAYFHKGSGVKECEDAISSIILGTSMLTGRGVPVAGEYEVKNAQAMKIMDLFGAGGSFTEYYAMDFADDVVLMGHDGPGHIKIAEGKTKVRPLTVYHGKVGSGISVEMAVRHGPVTMLAVVETGDGKIGLLCAEAESVPGPILAIGNTNSRYRFKCGAREFVNRWNSHGPAHHCAVGVGHIAQKIEKLGQLLQMPVVRVC
- a CDS encoding UDP-N-acetylmuramate--L-alanine ligase; this encodes MRIHGIMRIYFMGICGTAMGNAALLVRAAGHEVLGADSGVYPPMSTVLAAAGISLHEGYDPARLEKLAPDLVVIGNAMSRGNPEVEWLLAGRAIPFTSLPALLHDHILARRDNIVVCGTHGKTTTTAMTAFLLRENGCDPGFLIGGVPQDPPVGNHLGAPADPFVIEGDEYDSAFFDKRSKFIHYAPRVAILNNLEFDHADIFRDLADVKRTFTHLTRLVPGNGAIVFNGDDANLCEVVEKVTWCKILGVGTGENNFVRIADFSEDADGISFTLLWNGAEWTKIRMATPGLYNARNAAMAAVATALSLGGAKPPAESQALVFPNNFGLTGGFAPPKESLHIAGPFARFRGVKRRQETLVATPALTVVEDFGHHPTAIAETLKSFRNRFPGATLTAVFEPRSNTARTRALQDDFAATLVFADEVYLGPVNRAEKLSADERFDTAAVIQQLAARDIRAGAFSSNIALLEKLTAATLPADPSNPRAVIFFSNGSFDGIIAKYAKAAA
- the ettA gene encoding energy-dependent translational throttle protein EttA; the protein is MATDEQPKIIFSMMRVSKKIERKEILRDVSLSFFYGAKIGVLGFNGSGKSSLMRILAGRDTEFDGQVVFKPGYSVGLLEQEPQLAAGKTVRACVEEGVKHLADLVEAYNATWDEIDSAADDAARDAISEKQGELQEKIDALNAWDVASQVDMAMDALRCPPPETIVDTLSGGERRRVALARLLLQKPDILLLDEPTNHLDAESVHWLEQHLSRYEGTVIAVTHDRYFLDNVAGWILELDRGHGIPWQGNYSSWLEQKQRRLAIEQRTEDRRQKAMARELEWIRKSAKARVAKSQARISAYESMLKENVAEKEREFEVLIPAGPRLGTLVVEADKLAKSYGEKLLFENLTFSLPPGGIVGVIGPNGAGKTTLFRLITGAEKPDSGALRIGDTVQIAHVDQSRDSLPDESTIYEAISDGQEILKLGGAGGREVNARAYCAQFGFTGADQQKKVGILSGGERNRVHLARLLKSGANLILLDEPTNDLDVNSIRALEEGLENFAGCAVVVSHDRWFLDRVATHILAFEGDSAVAWWSGNYTSYLEDYRRRKGKDADQPHRIKYRKLTR
- a CDS encoding MarC family protein, whose translation is MIELAEKFLKAFIPLFVAMDPIGLAALYLGFTPLIPMEKRKRITRQAILTGAGVALLFLFLGQAIFRALYITPGDFQIAGGLILLILAARDLLTSSESAPQTLSEDFGVVPLGMPLIAGPAVIATLFICVDMVGFVMTLAALAANLALVVLALAWSDKLGKLIGITGMKAISKIISMLLAAIAISMIRQGLNS
- a CDS encoding DUF2262 domain-containing protein: MPNIELTFDNVPVRIMDGPYLKDGKPSVTAVKHYKSLVKRLPELRAFAAKELCSLYNDTWLDESIGTVDEKRFAHMLTNPSIHLFDEVGASVVYFDDAGLFAGHSIEVSVEDGTPTSADIIG
- a CDS encoding NUDIX hydrolase, encoding MSIPYKLAVLVFIENARGEQLLIRRAKAPNLGAWSPVGGKLETASGESPYECAIRETREETGFEITTADLHLFCMIAEKSYEGSGHWLMFLFRCKKPIPALPPDIDEGKFGFFTRAAMDDIYIPETDRAALWPIFDNHRDRFVTLRVDCDPAKPLSVETEEII